A stretch of DNA from Arachis hypogaea cultivar Tifrunner chromosome 19, arahy.Tifrunner.gnm2.J5K5, whole genome shotgun sequence:
gagcttttctagttgttagtttatttcctttgccatttacatttcatgtctaatatctcaaaaacccccaaataactcataaccaataacaagacacttcattgtaaatcctagggagaacgacccgaggttcaatacttcggtttatagattttaggggtttgtactcgtgacaaaccaatttttgtatgaaaggattattgttggtttagaaactatactttacaacgagattttaattgtgaattctagaccacacaaaagtccaatcatcaagCGACTGGGGAAGGATCCTCTCATGTTCAGCCAGTACTGAGCTCTCCAGGACCGAGGAGGATGATTCCTACCCCTCGGGTTCGTGTGATCAATCCTTCTCAGActtctgctgctacctcttcCCCTACTGCCGTTCCTCCTCCAAAGAGACAAAGAACTGTTGAGCCCTTCAATTTGGATGCTCCCGACTTTGATGCTGTCGGGTTTGTTGATCAACAGATCGCCCCTTATGGTGTGATTCCTACTGACGATGTTTCCCTCCTTCGTCACTTGGACTTTATTACCCGTAGTAGCATTAAAATAGCACATATGGGGGCGGCTCTGTACCGGATTGCCCAACATCTTCCTATCCATGCAACAAAGGCCTTTGTGGAGGAGGCCAAATCGGAGTTTGACCAgattaagggtttgaaggaggagctcgaggtgaaagtgaccaggttggagaaagagttggagggtgaaaagACTAGAGCTGTTTCTTTGGCGGCCTCTGCAAAGTTGGCTGAGGATACGGCgttgaagcataaggagagctatgtcaccACTTATAGGGAGATGATTGATCTCAGGGAGAGTTTGGAGTCTGTCCGAGCTGATTATGCCGAACTTCAAGGTCATCTTGTAGGTAGTgttaatgctgcttatgagaatttgaaggagcaggttcgagttcttgtgcccgagcttgaccttactctcttcagcttggacaacattgtgaaggatggtaaaattgtccctgatgaccttGATGATGGTGACGATGTCGAGCCTCCTCCTGTGCCTGCCGCCAAAGTCTCTGTTGTGCCGACTTCTTCAACTCCTGCAGGTAGTCGTCCCGAGTCGGATCCTGATTGACAGATCCTGAATCGGGATGATGGGACGAtagatgcggtgcctcttcagactcatCCTCCTTCACCTCGTGATGCTACAGCTGAGAAATCTTCGGATCCACTATGAATATTTCTTGGTGTTTTTGTGTACAGCCCAgcttgtgggctttgaactttttatattttgtaatttgtggTTTCTAACTGCTGGATACttttagttgcttttctgttAGCAACTTTATTAGTTAAAAAACAAAGTAGCTTCTCAGGCTCTTTGGGTCGACTTTAGGTGGCCTCTTGagtcttgttattattataaccttATTTCTTCTATGATATGCTTGTCTGCACCTATCTAACACCTTCTAGGTTTCTTTGGAGTGTTGGAGCCTTATTGTCCggcctcttttgattgccttcgTACTCTCATATTTGTAGTTTGATTGTGGATTTCTGGGTCCAACTTGTATGCCTTCTGTTGGCCGATTTCTGCATTTCGACCTGAAGCTTAATCCATTagtttggacctttgttaggtctcttttatggGTTTACCTTTTTTGGTATCTTGGTCGGGCCGGTTTTATCATgctggtcccttctaagttatttctagtaatcctctttttggacctttgtcaggtttcttttagggattactttttataactttttttgttttgggccgacttcatcacgtcggtcccttctaagttatttctagtaatcctctttttggacctttgtcaggtctcttttagggattactttttataactttttgttttgggccgacttcatcacgtcggtcccttctaagttatttctagtaatcctctttttggacctttgtcgggtctcttttagggattactttttataactttttgttttgggccaacttcatcatgttggtcccttctaagttatttctagtaatcctcttttttagggctggccaggcctctttccagggatttactttttataactttagtTGTTAtggtcgactggtccgacttctctacGTCGGccggtctttaagttattattagcaacccatttttattaagacctcgtcaggtcctttctatggatcacttttgataacttcttgcattattctgtttctgtcgctttttcatctttgccgattttgtagaaattgggtttgatccCCGTTGGTCGACCTtctaatgaatttggttttcaactTTGTTGGTCTTTACCGTGATCATGCAGTGAATttaattttcactttctgccgatctatagctttataatcgggtgatgaattttttgcatttcagattaatgcgtcttgataaaaGATTTGTAGGAAatctaaaaaactttattcaaaatagaaaatatgcaaatatatacatgtgggagttttactCCTCTAAGTTAGGTATTTTATGAATCTTGGCTTggtacctcattaaaaaaccctttcaggaaaaagagtgcacctcatCCTAAGATCCTTATTAtccctaactataataccttcgtaGGTTGCAAGCGTACCATGACCTGGTAAGCTCTCACCCTTCgagctcggacagtctgtagtagccctttccaagtacttctatgactcggtagagtcctttccagtttgctgtcagctttccttctccaggtcgagttgttccgatatcatttcggattaggatgaggtcgttctcggcaaaacctcacggcactaccttttgattgtatcttgaagccattcggcgttttagtgcctcttccctgatccgagctctttctcgaatttctggaagtaggtcgagttcttccctttgaagttgggagttggcctcttcattgtagtggatcactttgggcgatccttcttcgacttccactgggatcattgcctccattccgtaagctaatcggaaaggtgattcctttgtggtggagtgtggagttgtttgatttgcccataggacttgtgggagctcttcatcccaggctccttttgcatcctgtaatctcctttttaacccggccagtataactttgttggcagcttctgcttgcccattagcctgggggtgttctacggatgtgaattggtgtttaattttcaagtcggccaccaattttctgaagcctgcgtctgtgaattgagtgacATTATCTATGgtaatggagtatgggaccccgaaccttgtgataaTATTTCTGTATAAGAATTTACGagttctttgagcagtggcgttagccaggggctctgcctcgatccattttttgaaatagtctacccccacgatgagaaatttgacttgtcctgacccCTGAGGGAATGgcccaaggaggtcgagtccccattttgcaaatggccagggtgaggttacgctgatgagctcttctggtggggcgatgtgaaaattagcgtgcttttgacatggtggacatgtctttatgaATTCCATTGCTTCTTTTTGcaaagttggccaataaaatccggaCCGGAGTACTTTTTTTGGCGAGGGCTTGTGCTCCAAGGTGGTTGCcatagatgccactgtgtacttctaaAACTTCTCTTGTGTTGGAAGTCGAAacacattttaacagtggtgttgaaatccctctcttgtatagagtattatttatgatggtgtagtattgtgcctccctttttaacttctttgcctccttcttatctgtagggagtgtttctattttgaggtaattaattatgggagccatccatccttgatccagacctgttatggctaggaccttttcttcttccgagattgacgggttctgcagcatctcttggatgaggcttctattgttttcccctggtttagtgctggctaattttgagagtgcatcagctcgagcattctattCATGGGGTATGTggtggacctcatattccccgagttgtccgagatgttccttggttttgtccaagtactttttcatggtgggatccttggcttgataACTCCCCATTATTTGTGAAGcgactacctgtgagtcgctgaagatgataagattttgagctccaacctccttagccagcttcaaaccagctagtagtgcctcatactcagcttggttgtttgaggcagggaacctgaATTTGAgagaaagttcgatttgggttccctggtaactttcaattatcacacccgcgctACTTCCAGctttgtttgaggaaccgtctacatagagattccactctGTAGGGATATCCAGGATgtttgtaaattctgcaatgaagttggccaaatattgtgatttgatggctgtccgagcttcatattgaaggtcgaattcggataactcgactgcccattgtagaattcttcctgctagatctgttttctgcaggatgccttttatgggctggttggtccaaacCTTGATGATGTGGGCTTGAAAATATGGGTGAattcgtcgagatgttagtataagcgaatttttctatcttttgatagttcaattcggacccttgtagtgctttactgatgaaatatatgggttgttgtccactgtcatcttctcggaccagtgctgaggctactgcccgattttctactgcgaggtacaaCACAAGTGgctctccttcccgtggccgagttaggataggtggttgtcccaggaaccttttgaaatcttggaaggcctgctcacactccattgtccattcgaacctctttcctttctttagagtagcgtagaagggtagagatcttattgccgatccggctaggaatctggacaaggctgtcaATCTtctattgagttgttgtacctctttgacacaggtcggactcttcatgtcgagtatagcccggCCTTTATCCAGAtttacctcaattcctctttgtatgagcataaaacccaagaatttaccggCTTCTACCGCAGAGGTGCATTTTgccgggttaagtcgcatgccatgccttcttatagtgtcgaatacttgggtgaggttgGACAGTAGcgactcttcactttgtgtctttattaacatgtcgtccacgtagacttccatgatttttccaatgtggtctgcaaagaccttattcattaatctttgataagtagctcctgcgtttttgagtccgaaaggcatgacgatgtagcagtagtttgcttttggggttaagaatgaagttttttcttgatcgggtgggtacattgggatttgatttaTCCTGAATAggtgtccataaacgagaggtatttgtattcggaggaggcatccaccagagcgtcgatacttgggagtggataaggatcctttgggcaggctttgttgagatcagtatagtcggtgcacatccgccactttccgtttgattttttcaccaagacgacgttagctagccatagtgggtacttgacttctcttatgaatcctgcctccagtagagcttgtacctattcttccacatcttgggatcgttctggttcGAGCTTTCTAtgtctctgctgtactggccaagatcctgggtaaactgctagcttgtggcacattaatttagggtctatgcccggcatgtctacggccttccatgcaaagaggtcgacattgtctcgtaagaactgtacgagcgattcttttatgtctccctttaggattgtgccgatattggttattttgtctgggacatctccgatctggactttttctacttcGCCTTCGGGTTGTGGACAAAGTTCTTCCCGCCCTtgaactcccccgagttcgatggtgtggaattcttcttttctgcctctgaggtttagactttcgttataacaggggcacgccgtcttctggtctgcttttattgtaacTATTCCTTCCGCGGTTGGAAACTTCATGTACAAATGTGGAGTCAAGACTACtacgccgagttgatttaatgttgtccgacctattaaggcattgtaggctaaactcacgtcaaccacgatgtagtctatgttgagtgtcctggatcggttcccttttccaaaggtcgtgtgtagtgagatgtacccTAGTGATTGGATTGAAGTGTCTCCTAGcccgaacaggctgtttggatatgctatgagttctttttcttccaggccgagtttgtcgaaggcagttttgaacaagatgtcggccgAGCTTTCCTGgtctaccagtgtgcggtggagatttgcattggccaatatgatagtgatgaccatgggatcgtcatgtcctgggATGATGCCGactgcgtcctctttagtaaaagtgattgtggggatgtcgggtgcttcttctccttcctcaacatgatatacttctttaagatgtcttttgcgggatgatttggagattcctcctcccgcaaatcccccgtgtatcatgtggacatgtctatCCGGTGTACGAGGAGGTCGTTCagctcgtccgacatcttcgtctcttcttctttttcttggttcgtcTGCTCggctggctaagtaccgatctaactTTCCCtctcttaccagtttttctatgacattttttaagttgaaacattcgttggtggaatgtctatagattcgatggtattcacaatgtTCAgctcgatttcctcctccttttttgcttttgagtggtcgagctgggggtatcttttcagtTTGACATACTTCTTGGTAGACATCTACAAGagatacccgaagaggggtgtaattgtgatatttattgatcctttctccatgctgatcttcttttttcttggactctttatccttatctcgagaggagtaggagaatccggactttgaggtctctcctagtcgagagtttttctccatgttgatgtacttctctgctcgttcttgcacttcattcagagatgtgggatgttttttcgatatagagtggctaaaaggtccctctcgcaagccattgatgaggcccataatggctgcctctgttggtagactttatatgtctagacatgctttgttgaatcttttcatgtagttgcagagacttttccgatctccttgcttcattcctaatagacttggggcgtgcttagttttgtctttttggatagagaatctggctagaaacttcttggctaagtcattaaagcttgagatggacctagggggtagattgtcgaaccatttaattgctgtctttgttaaagtagtcgggaaggctttgcagcggactgcatctgaggcgttggtgaggtacattctacttctgaaattactgagatggtggctgggatctgtagtgccgtcgtataaagtcatgtcggaaagtttgaagtcctttgggattttggtcctcatgatctctttggtgaatgggtcttggtccttatGGGAGCTATCTTCGTGACCAGATCGAGtagttttggccttgagatctgcttcgagttttaggagcttgtcctctaactcgcgGCGTCACCTGGCTTCCCTTCGTATGTCTCTTTCAGCTTCCCGTTGATGCtcgacctctttttcgagttgttttaagcgatcctgaagtgcctccatggctcccgtgtttggtgaattcttgtctttattaggttgaggagtatcttttgATGTAGTGTCTGCGTTCTTATGCGGCGTCCTTTCTTCTAGATCGGAGTCGttgtcgttgtcaaggttgtcttccatgatgatgggatgacttccaggttcctcggcaacggcgccaatatttcgagggttacctgaaactgtaggtcgatatcggatgagatcttctataccggtcagagatgacgtgtctggctggtgggtggcggccaaAGCTGTCGCGTCTGACTTGTTGGGCtggctatgctgctgatcctttgtcaccggagagtgggggtacctgcaagggactccgatgcttaagttagcaagggtattaagcaggttttttgtagaatcagagtatgagttatacctgggtgctccagtgtatttataatggtgaggagtgaccttcttggagataagatagttatcttatcttatcttatccttgagtgaggtcatcttatcttcaagggaacgcccttatctctataggcttggactgcctttggatttgggtcgtgttcctctgtttgggccctattTGGGATTTTCCTGGCGATTTGGCCTAGATCTTTGAGTGAGGTCGGataatcctgacctgaagaggtcggttgacttGTCATCTAAACATCTCGGGTCGgacagttcgacccagggtatgaacagcatCCATGAAGGATAAGTATTGATATCCCGAAGAGGAATCCACCAAAGCATCAATATTGGGAAGGGGATACGgatcctttgggcaggctttgttgaggtcggtataATCGACACatatcctccattttccattttgCTTTTTTACCAACACCACATTTGCTAACCAAGTCGCATACTTGACTTTCCTGACCAATCCGGCTTCTAGTAGTGCTTGAACTTGCTCTTCGACCAGTTGAGCTCACTCTGGTCCAAGTTTACGCCTTCtctgttggacaggtcgggaacCGGGATATACCGCCAGTTTGTGTGTCATGAGTCCGGGGTCTATTCTGGGCATGTCAGCATCCTTCCAAGCGAAGAGGTCGGAGTTTTCCTGCAGGAGTTTTACGAGTTCTTTCTTCAaatctatctttatctttacttctatgttggtattttttccgACTTCCTCTCCGATTTATACTTCTTCCGTCTTTCCTTTAGGTTGTGGTCATAGCTAATCTCTTCCTTGGACTCCTCCGAGCTTAATCGAATTGACTTATTTACCTTTACCTCGTAGATTCAAGCTTTCATTGTAACTTTTTTTGCCAGCTTTTGATCCCCTTAATGGTAACAATTCCGTCCTATGTTAgaaatttcatgcagaggtgagGAGTGGAAACAATAACTCCTAGTCAGTTTAGAGTTGTCCTCCCAATTAGGGCATTGTAAGCAGAAGCTACATGCACAACAATGTAGTTGATGTTTAGGGTTTTTGATTTCAATCCCTTTTCAAAAGTAGTATATAAAGAAATGAACCCTAATAGCCTAATCGGTGTATCCCCTAGCCCGAGAAGAGTATCCGAGTAGAATTTCAATTCCTTTTCTTCCAACCCTAACTTGTCAAATGCAGGCTTAAATAGTATGTcagctgagcttccttggtccaccaagGTCCTATGTAAGTTTGCATTGGCAAGTATCATAGTAATCACAACGAGGTCATCATGCCCAGATGCAATTCCTTGCACGTCCTCTTTTGTGAATGAGATGGTCGGGAGATCGGGGGTCTCTTCGATGACATAGTAGACTTCTTTCAAGTATCTCTTTCGAGACGACTTGGTCACTCCTTTGCCGGCGAATCTCCTTgctatcatgtggacatgtcgcTCAGGAGTTTGTGGGGGTTGACCTCTTTGACCAACTTCTTCATcatctctcttcctctttctatgGCCGTcagacctttccatgagatatctatctaaccgaccttctctggctaatttttctatcacattttttaggtcgtaacaGTCATTTGTAAAGTGTCCATATAGCTTGTGGTACTCGCAATACTTATTATGACTTCctccctttttatttttgattggaCGCAAGGGGGAAGCTTCTCGGTATGGCAAATTTTTCTGTAGACATCTACGAGAGAAACTCGTAGCGGGGTGTAGTTGTGATACCTCATAGGTTTCTCTGAATcaaattcttctttcttcttgggaTCCTTTTCCTTTTCCCGTGCCTAATGAGGATTCCCTAGTCGCCAATTTGGTTCTCGTAGCCTggcattttcttccatattgatgtacttttcagctcgcTTTTGTACATTGTTTAAAGAAGTCGGGTGTCTTTTTGAGATAGACTTGAAAAAAGGGCCTTCTCGGAGACCATTGACCAGTCCCATTATTATTGCTTTTGTGAGTAAGTCTTGGATTTCcaaacatgccttgttgaatctctccatgtagtccTTGAAGGATTTGCCGACTTCCTGTTTGACTCCAAGCAAATTGGGTGCATGCTTGACCTTGTCCTTTTGGATTGAAAACCGTGTAAGGACTTTTCGCACAAGGTCGTCGAAACTAGCAACCGAACTAGGTGTCAGGTTGTCAAACCATGTCATGGCCGACTTTGTTAAGGTTGTCCGGAAGGCCTTGCAGCGAGTAGCATCTGAGGCGTCAGCCAAGTATATCTGTCTTTTGAAGTTACTTAGGTGGTGCCTCGGGTCGGTCGTCCCATCATAAAGATTCATGTCTGGACTTTTGAAATTTCTAGGAACTCTATCCTGTATGATGTCTTCAGTGAAAGGATCTTTCCCTCCCTAGGGGGTGTCTTCCCAAGTTGTGCACGAATTCCTACCtcagaggtcagattccaacttTGAGAGCTTTTCTTCCAGCTCTCTTCGTCGTTTAATTTCTCTTCTCAAGTTTCTCTTTGCCTCTTGCTGTCGCTCTAACTCCTGCTCTAGTTGTTCAAGTCGGCCATGATGTCCATGTAACAATCCCATAAGGTCGGTGGAATGTGGTTGGTTTTCATCTTCCGGGTGACGAACCTCGGAAGGAATTCTTCTGTGATGGCGATCGCTCGACGCGCCTTCACCATGGGGTTCCTCCGACCTTGGAGGAGGTACCACAAGGGCTTGATCATTGTTGACCATGTCTTGTTATTCTGGGTCTGACTTAGATGTTGTATGTCCGTCTTCAGGGTAATCGTCCGCCATGGAGTGCTGATTCCTAGGTCCCCGGCGCAACGGCGccattgttccgagggttacctaaaattgGGTCGAGTTTAGGCTTGAACGTAAAGTCCAAGCTCTTGGGAAAGGTGATTTCTGACTTGTCCTGGGTTGTACGACTGTCGTCCGAGTTGTTGAAAggaaatggggg
This window harbors:
- the LOC140182256 gene encoding uncharacterized protein, with amino-acid sequence MNLYDGTTDPRHHLSNFKRQIYLADASDATRCKAFRTTLTKSAMTWFDNLTPSSVASFDDLVRKVLTRFSIQKDKVKHAPNLLGVKQEVGKSFKDYMERFNKACLEIQDLLTKAIIMGLVNGLREGPFFKSISKRHPTSLNNVQKRAEKYINMEENARLREPNWRLGNPH